A genomic stretch from Streptococcus oralis includes:
- a CDS encoding redox-sensing transcriptional repressor Rex encodes MKDKQSAIPKATAKRLSLYYRIFKRFHAEKIERANSKQIAEAIGIDSATVRRDFSYFGELGRRGFGYDVKKLMTFFADLLNDNSITNVMLVGIGNMGHALLHYRFHERNKMKIIMAFDLDDHPEVGTQTPDGIPIYGISQIKEKIKEADVKTAILTVPSVKSQEVANLLVDAGIKGILSFSPVHLHLPKDVVVQYVDLTSELQTLLYFMRKED; translated from the coding sequence GTGAAAGATAAACAGTCTGCTATTCCAAAAGCAACAGCAAAAAGACTCTCTCTTTACTATCGAATTTTCAAGAGATTTCATGCAGAAAAAATCGAACGTGCCAACTCTAAGCAAATTGCAGAGGCTATCGGTATCGATTCTGCGACTGTCCGTCGAGATTTCTCCTATTTTGGCGAACTAGGTCGTCGTGGTTTTGGTTATGATGTCAAAAAATTGATGACGTTTTTTGCTGATCTCCTAAATGATAACTCGATTACTAATGTTATGTTGGTTGGAATTGGAAATATGGGGCATGCCCTTCTCCACTACCGCTTCCATGAGCGCAACAAGATGAAAATTATCATGGCCTTTGACCTAGATGACCATCCAGAAGTTGGCACCCAGACACCTGACGGGATTCCAATCTATGGCATCTCTCAGATTAAAGAAAAGATCAAAGAAGCAGATGTCAAAACTGCTATCCTAACTGTTCCAAGTGTTAAATCACAAGAAGTTGCCAATCTTTTGGTCGATGCGGGTATAAAAGGTATTCTTAGTTTTTCACCCGTCCATCTCCACCTTCCAAAAGATGTAGTCGTTCAGTATGTCGATTTGACAAGCGAACTCCAAACTCTCCTCTATTTTATGCGTAAAGAGGATTAG
- a CDS encoding DUF4649 family protein produces the protein MFRLTYKDNYHVERTLEFADYEELMLSLSGCVTLPDTLLISSLTLNDKVIYQGLVGDLYRFLSQTNFSD, from the coding sequence ATGTTTCGTTTGACTTATAAAGATAACTATCACGTAGAACGTACACTTGAGTTTGCTGATTACGAAGAACTCATGTTATCCCTATCAGGCTGTGTGACCCTGCCCGACACTCTCCTAATCAGCTCCTTAACACTGAATGATAAAGTGATTTATCAAGGATTAGTTGGCGATCTCTACCGTTTTTTATCACAAACTAATTTTTCAGATTAA
- a CDS encoding DUF1831 domain-containing protein, protein MAFEKTIKLQNCRYDYTLSPSVKKFTLKDNTFFETKVGNYELTRLLEKVPNSGEGFLLKIIINKELTGVKINITDKSGLRLVNIFKSEEHHIHQEKFYFLMDSLVERGIFTKEER, encoded by the coding sequence ATGGCATTCGAAAAAACCATTAAACTACAAAACTGCCGCTACGACTATACACTTAGTCCATCTGTAAAAAAATTCACACTAAAAGACAATACTTTCTTTGAAACAAAGGTAGGAAACTATGAACTGACTCGTCTACTTGAAAAAGTTCCTAATAGTGGTGAAGGTTTCCTACTAAAAATTATCATCAACAAAGAGCTTACAGGTGTTAAAATTAATATCACTGACAAATCAGGTCTTCGTTTGGTCAATATCTTTAAATCTGAAGAACACCATATCCACCAAGAGAAATTCTACTTCCTCATGGACAGTCTTGTAGAACGCGGAATCTTCACAAAAGAAGAGAGATGA